ACGGGACTATTTTCTCCACCATAAAATGGTCTTTCTGCAGTAGTGATCCCTGTGGATTGCTTTCAGAAGGTTTCAGCAAACAATACTAAGTTTACAGACCTTGTGAACCATTATACTTTTATGCATTATGCACTTGTCATGGTTTGAAATTGCCCAGAAATGCTTTCTAAGAAGTCATTCATAAAAGCAGTAAGTAATAATGTGCCGTCTGAGTTTCTGCTGAGTTAACACCAAGGCCAGGTTACACTCAGATACTAGTCAAAAGGCAGGCCTAAAGCATCTGCTTGCAGAGGTTCAGACAATTGCTTTATCTATGATTAATACTTACAAAATCTCATAATGCCCaagggcttctttggggggagattTATTCCATTTACAGTCTGGAATTTCCCCGTTCGGGACAGCAATGTTAAGTGTGTCATTAATAAGATTGTATTTGAGGATACGATCATTGGCAGTACTGGAAGTAAGAGATGGAGAAGCGTTGACCTACGAAGTGCacacaggaaggagaaaaatagatAGTTCGCATCCACCAATCCTTCCACAAACAGAAATACAATTAATGAAATTATCAACAGCAGGTCAGGGTCATTTCATATCAAGTGGCCCAATTTTTGATGACTTTTCCACCTCATACCAgtcaattttcttaaaattttgaacacttgttgaatgatcagaactaagtttaaatctaaaattttaCTTTTGTATCTCATCCCATTTTTGAGTTATAGGGttctgaaattttaaaaaaactgacaaCTGTGGCGTTGCCAGACTAAACAAAAATCTTAAAAGCTCAGCTCAGAATAGAGATATTTCCAAACAAAAAATACCAgtctcttcagaacttcatgggctttaatTTGATATGGCACATGATGGatttactttaaattttaaagttacataattaaaaaaattgttaaagtGATAAAAAATTAATAGGAATCAAAAAttcaaaaaatgtattatttcatatttctaaaAGCATCCTGCAAAATTGGGATCTCACTGGGatcacatttaaatatatattgtacATATATGTTGGCCCTATTGGgttctatttaggataaatgggtTTTCCTGGAGTAAAATGTAACTgaataaacaagacttcaaactatAGTATCAGTTACTTCAGGCCTTTCTTCAAAAAGTTAATCAATTAGAGGGTATCTGAAAAGCTAGtcaggcttttctttttaaaaagtgttccaaAGTGGTttcaaaacgagaacacaaaatacggAATAAAACGAGAACAAAACCAAAGAAATAATACATTTAAAGGGCGATAGAAGGTCCAaggagccaaaggcctggttacagagcaacgttttcgcctggcgcctaaagatgggTAATGAAATGCCAGGCAAGAGCCTTCCACAAACTCCCACTTCTATCAGACTCAGCGCCCGCATGGCCAATGGACCAAAAACGATGGGAGTTTTAGCTCAGCAACAacgggagggccaaaggttcccttccCCTTATCTAACAAGGTTTTTCTGCAAGGCAGAGTTGTGGATCTGGGAACGTGCCCCTGATTTTCATGAATCGAGACAGCCAAGTTTGCCAAGTTGCTATGATGCCGTATTTCGGTCACAATAGTTGCCCTGGGTTCATATCTACGTTGAAGGCCTTGGAGAGCAACAGCTACGGCAGacagtgctagactagatggaccaatggcccggATTCATTGTAAGACACCTTTTTATGAGTATTACTCAAAAGCAAAGGTGTTCCCATTTAGAGTCGCTTTGCTACCCATTTTTCTGTAGTCCCGAGAAGGGGAATCCCTTAGGTGCCAATGAGCAGGACCCTTTTCCCACACTGCTTTTCAGAGGAAACCTGCAACGTCAAGATAACTCTGCTTACCTCAATAAGCCACGGCTTTAGCTTGTCATCAATGATGATATCATATCCGTAACATTCAAAGCAGTGTTTATCATTGTTCATTACAGGCTGAAAGAGTTGAAAATGGACATGAACATGGTACGATTTTACTAGCTACGGAGTGTGACTAAGACTCCTGAAATAATTTGCAAGGCATTTCAGTTACATGCTTCCAATTTTGGTAGGCTGCTGTCAGCTGTGGGGCGCCCTCAATAAATGGTACAAACAATCATTTTGTGGGCTAGAAAAGGGGGTCCAAAAAGTTTGACGGGCTATTTCTTGTTATTGCCACTAACCCAGCTGCTCACTCCCCCCATAAAGGACTCAAAGGAGGGTGTCTGGCATCATCCTGCTTTTAAGAACCCCCAAAGCTCAAAAGATCCTGTCCAACTCTTGCTTTGCATTGAAGGGGGTGGTTGCCAGGCTCAAGGATGCAGCTGCCACGTGATCATATTCCTCAACCTGGTGATGAGGACCAAGGAATACTtcttaataaaaagtatttttcaaTCATACAAAAAATTGCCCCCTGACCAAAATGCTCATGCATTAATGCTGCAGCAATGGGTGACTTCAACTACCCTCACACACATACGCATTCCAGCCTTGGCAAAAAAGGTAATGTTTATAGAAACCCTAACTGACTGGGACCTTGGACCGACCAGAGGGATGGCGACCCTGGACTTAATCTTAAGTGACACCCAAGACCAAGTATGAGATGTAAAGTGTTGTTGGACTGAATGGAAGGAGTGACCATAGTACTATTACATTCAATAAACGTGAACACAGGAACATTTGAGTTCAAAAGAGGAAACGTCCCCCTgtaggaattatagtttagccaggcgctggcatgcCACGCCTCTCTATCgagatagaataattaatatatgtGTTGGCATGCCACACTAATTAACCAAGATACCACACTAATTAGCCAAGCTACAGAGCCCTCAATTGGCACACCAtatggctctgtgggcattgtgggcaccaagttgggaaacacatgtttaggcagagcaggagaacaaaggaataggtgcaaaagtactgggggatcatgaggtgttcagcgggaaggggtgagtaagtgagaggagagcacgtacacaatgaagatgtcatgtgggtgtagccaaaggagcaacttccatatttggtattagaaggcaTACCATTCCTTATTTGGTACTTCggagttctctctgtatgttaatgtttaacctagctgtgagttttcaataaaaggagcccccgagaatgcctcgtggtggccttcccttcacatcatcctgttcatcgtgtcagttaatttcccacaatcaacaatatctaatattagttttaatatctaatatttcaccgtaacatcccccccaaaaagagggaaTGGAGAAACTTCCCAAGAGGAAAGGTTTCAGCATATAGAGCCTTTTAatttgggaggggaggaggcaaaTAAAAGGTGACAGGATAGAAATGCCAGGGCATGCAGAAAGGGGATAAATTAGTCTTTCTCCCTCGTAACACAAGGAACTCATGGAGATCCAGTGAAGctaaacgttggaagattcatgaCAAACAGACAGGACTTCACACAGGAgaaactatgggatttgctcctACAATGGAAAgccatggccaccaactttgctGGCATTAAAAGAGGtgtagacaaattcacagaagaCAAGGCTGTCGGTGTCTCCTAGCCAATGATCAGAGGCAGTATGGTTCAGAAAACGAAAACCAGTTTCCGGAAAGTGGAGAATACGGTTGCAATCAGGTCCTAActacaggcttcccatgggcacctggctggctactgtgagaacaggatactggactggcctgatccagcagggatatttttatgttcttatatattcCTTATTTGTACACAATTAGCGTACTGCCAAGCTTAATAAACTctgtggacttttttttttaaaggacactgAAAAGATAAGCACACATATTTACAGCCTCAATATTCAAACTGGGAAGAGCAGAAGGAAGcattataaaacatatttttttcttttgtttctctaCTCACTGCAACAGCTTTCAGTGACTGCACAATTATCCAGTGAATTTCATCAAACAGCTTGTTGGTGACCTCTTTCCCACGAGTGCTTTCTAAATACAAGCGCAGATTGCTCACCGTCCATTTACCGCCATGGATGTGATTGTAATCGTCCTGCAGAGGCAAGGCGTCAAATCAAAAATTATAGCTGCAAACACACTTGTAACAATTTCCAAACAGTTCTTTGTTGATCTAATAGAGCAGGAGGTTCACAAGCCAGACTCTCAAGTAAGTAAGGACAGCAATACTGTTGTGAAAGAATAGATAAAGGGAGTTGTCACAATGGTCTCCAATTAGGTTTTATATGCAGGATAGCTAGTTGGAGAAGCAGAGACactggccccatctgcactatgcattttaaacagaatcgtaccactttaaacagatcATTACCCCCCCTCCAACGCAAAAaagcctgggaaatgtagtttgctaagagtttgagagttgttaggagaaccctgTTCCTCTCAGAGGTAGAACTCCCAGGGATTAACAGCACTTACTTTAAGTCCACTAAACCAACAATGGGAAAGAGGTTGTAATCAAgggactgatttttatttttattacataagttcagtttataaatttatttaaaataatttaaatatacaTTATACGAAAATGTTCCAACTTTACCCCATGCTTCTGAATGGCAACATTGGTAAGATGCACAAACATGTTGTCTAATTCACTTGTACTTGGCGTGTATTTTACTGTGCAAAAGCGACAAAACCCAAGTTTATACCTgaaatggaaaaaaggggggcaggTTTTCTTGttcaccaatttatttatttattttaacttatAAACTGTCCTGGAAATGTTGGTATCAAAAGCtggcatatgcatttttttttaaaaaaatgaataaactcCTTTTAATCCAATAAATGGATGTATTGCAGCAATAAATGGATACATTACAGCAACAGTTATTATGGAGACAACAACTAAATACATCATAATGTCCTGAATACATTCTGGAAACAGCAGCTGCAATCCTCACTGCATCCTGCACTATAACCTTGATTAGGATTTTACTGACCAATTTCATAATGATGAATATCAATGTTATTAAGGAGGTATTAAATTTTCCACAATGCTTTTTGCAATCctgtttatttttttctattaGTGCATCAAAATATTGTGTCCGCTAAAGGGAAAGATTTAGAAGTTAACAAGGTGCCAGGGCTAGATGATATTCATCCGAAAGTTCTCAAAGAATGCAGAATTCTGACTGCTGGTCTATTACAGGCTTCCTCAtcctcgtccctccagatgttttgagactacaattccaattatccccaaccactggtcctactagctagggatcatgggagttgtaggccaaaaacatctggagagctgagcttgaggaagcctggtctattacttcctggattcccccccccccatcccaaaagaacaacaacccaacaacctgGTGTTATGACTCAACTGATTAGgagactgatttttaaaatacatattaagcAATCTAGCTCCTATCCTGTATACATATCCAAACCATGATAGAGAATAAGAATAGTTTCTTCAAACTATTatttcagaattctttgagaTTCTCAGCAAAATACAGAGATACTATTAAAAGCTAGATATTAGAATATTAGTTCCAAAAGGTTTAGACTAAAGCACTTCAAAAGTTTCTAAATACATCTTGGCCAATATGGAATAAAGAAACAGATTTCAATGAAGGAAAGTGAAAAATGTAGAACCTCTCTCTCAGAATAAATTGGTACTTATTTGCAAACAAGAATCAGCAGCAAACAGTGAGAAAGTCAAGTTTTGAGGCAATGCCAAAATGCACAAAAGTGAATTCCagcaaaacaaccaccacctgCAAGCTGGGAGAATGAGCAACagaggttggatccagacttgcaGGGAGAAGATGACTGCTAACTGCCTGCCTTTGTAGGAGTTTTCTGTCAGTGCAAACCGGGTCAAACAAATTCTCCATACTGAAATTATGAGGGTGGGGGAAATAACAAACAAATGGTTGTTTTCTTTATGATATGCCCTGCTGGGATACATAAGACAATTTCTTGATGGGGTTATTTTGGAGAATGTCATCTGACAAACTTAGCAGGGTTACTCAAAATCTCCATTCCCCTCTAGCTCGCCAATACGCATAGGGAAATATAACAAGTTAAAATACAACTTCCTCACAACTCTGGATGAAAATTACCCTCCATCACTTTTTATTTCCAGAGTGGCACTTCTGACCCTGAAAGAGGGGCATTATCAGAATTTGGACAACTTACATGTAGCATCTCAGAGGACGGTAAGTAGACACTAAAACATACAGGCGGAGGTCAAATTTCTTCCCACCTATCAGTAGAGGATTATTGATATACAGAGAAATCACATAAGCTTCTTTAGAGGACTGAGATATAAACCTAGGGAAaggtatattttattatttaaaatgtgctAGTTGCATCCaactgtttgcttttattttttaaattagctCTAGAAAAGTAACAAAAGCAGTTTCATTTTAGTGCTATATGCAGAACTGTTGAACAAGAAGAGCTGACAGATAGGACTAATGAAATCTttccaagaaaagaaagaacttccctataccgcaaatatttaaaagcaaggaCTACCAATGTGCTTCTTGCGGCTACGGGACACTTTGTAGGAAGAAGTTCCAAGGACTCATTAATGTAAATTAATGATTTTAAATATAATAGCTTTTGTCTTAATCTGGCAAAAAGTTTTAAGAATATTCTTAAAACTCTATCCACCACAGTTAATAGTCATTTGGTGCTTCCCAAAACAGCTTCCACTTCCTTTAAAAAGAGCACTAAAATCATTTCATGCAATTACACCAATCAGTGCCAAAACTTGCAATATTATAGGCCCCATATTTCCTGTACACTTATTTCTAGATTCATTTTTATCTTACACACGTAAAGTGCCCTGTAATCTGTAATGACTGTTTGAAGCATTTATGAATGACCTTCCAGCAAAATAAGAAAGTCACAAATTCATACAAATGTGCTAGACTGCAACAAGGAGTAAAACAAGACCCCACCCCCTTTGTGAAGAAACATACGTGGATGTTTTGCTGTCTCGAGACCATTTTTTAATTTGGGAAAGTTTGTTGATAAGGAATATTCCTTTCCCTTGAGCTTTTCCGCAGGGTTTCATAATCCAAGTACTGGAAGGGTTTTTACGGAATTCTTCAACAAATAAATTGTAATCAGCTGGGAGCATAAAGGTGACAGGCACAAAGTCTAAAACGCAACAAGGAAAACCAAGACTTAATATAGCATAGTTATATAGAGAGAGTGCCATCTAAGTACACAGTGCTTTGCAAAGAACCGGTACCAAAGGAACTTATGATCTAAAAATATTTAATACATGATATACATCAACACATAAAACTAAAGGGGGAAACACAGTCCTGTTCACATTCTATCCTAGTCTACATTTTTGGTTAGTTAAGGTGACGGCAGTGACAGGGCTCATCCTGCACTCCATGTTTAATACTAGAGTAGAAAGAAGCTTGGATAGTTTAGACCAATTAACATGTGACAGAGAAATAACTTTTTTGTTGTTCGCCACCTTAAGAGGATTATCAAGAGTTGAAAAGTATCTGCAGAACTTCACTATCAAGTTACTGAAAGTCTCTACTGTATAAACCTTAACTGATATTAAGTATATTAAGAATGGAGTTGCGTTCTCTCAACTTATAGTATAGTAATGCTAAAAGCATAATGGGAAAAGTCTGGTTCTAGATGGCCAAATAAGGCTGCAAACCCAGGCATACATAAtgggaagtaaatcctattgaaatcaacTGGGCTTATACCCAAGTCAACTTGGTTAGGATCAGACTGCAAGCTCCACATCTGATGGCCCCAACAATGCCATGTCTGTTTTTAATGCTCTTGGAAAGACCaaacattgttttaaataaataaatccccagccactgtgggctgcttccagcagaatattaaaatacaatgattccctaaacagggctgccttcagatgtcctctaaaagtcagatagttgtttatttctttgacatctgatgggagtgcgttccacagggcaggcgtcaCTACTgtgaagtccctctgcctggttccctgtaacttcgcttctcacaaggagggaattgccagaaggccctcggcgctggacttcagggtctgggctgaatgatgggggtggagacgctccttcaggtatactgggccgaggccgtttagggctttaaaggtcagcaccaacactttgaactgtgtcTGGAAACGTACTGCTCCATTTAAAAAACCTGCTCCATTACCGGCCTCTCATGATCTTGGACAAATTACATCTTTTCTCACACTCTTGGAAAACTGTAGTAAGACTTGCAATAAGGCTGTTTTCAATATGTCTGCTCTTTTAAATCAGCAAAAATATGCTTTAGAAACCTTGTCCATGTGACGTTTTCAGAAATCGGTCTCAGCTGATTCACGACTGACACACGGCCTGTTGGGCTAAGTACTGGCCTCAAAGCAATGTATCTGAGCCCTCGTGTCTCAGT
The sequence above is drawn from the Lacerta agilis isolate rLacAgi1 chromosome 5, rLacAgi1.pri, whole genome shotgun sequence genome and encodes:
- the TTLL1 gene encoding probable tubulin polyglutamylase TTLL1 isoform X3 yields the protein MIMAGKVKWVTDIEKSVLINNFEKRGWVQVSENEDWNFYWMSVQTIRNVFSVETGYRLSDDQIVNHFPNHYELTRKDLMVKNIKRYRKELEKEGSPLAEKDENGKYLYLEFRKNPSSTWIMKPCGKAQGKGIFLINKLSQIKKWSRDSKTSTFISQSSKEAYVISLYINNPLLIGGKKFDLRLYVLVSTYRPLRCYMYKLGFCRFCTVKYTPSTSELDNMFVHLTNVAIQKHGDDYNHIHGGKWTVSNLRLYLESTRGKEVTNKLFDEIHWIIVQSLKAVAPVMNNDKHCFECYGYDIIIDDKLKPWLIEVNASPSLTSSTANDRILKYNLINDTLNIAVPNGEIPDCKWNKSPPKEALGHYEILYDEEMAQSEASDRDLRSRSGQSIGLKGTRTRDTGKSGPLTWK
- the TTLL1 gene encoding probable tubulin polyglutamylase TTLL1 isoform X1; translation: MIMAGKVKWVTDIEKSVLINNFEKRGWVQVSENEDWNFYWMSVQTIRNVFSVETGYRLSDDQIVNHFPNHYELTRKDLMVKNIKRYRKELEKEGSPLAEKDENGKYLYLDFVPVTFMLPADYNLFVEEFRKNPSSTWIMKPCGKAQGKGIFLINKLSQIKKWSRDSKTSTFISQSSKEAYVISLYINNPLLIGGKKFDLRLYVLVSTYRPLRCYMYKLGFCRFCTVKYTPSTSELDNMFVHLTNVAIQKHGDDYNHIHGGKWTVSNLRLYLESTRGKEVTNKLFDEIHWIIVQSLKAVAPVMNNDKHCFECYGYDIIIDDKLKPWLIEVNASPSLTSSTANDRILKYNLINDTLNIAVPNGEIPDCKWNKSPPKEALGHYEILYDEEMAQSEASDRDLRSRSGQSIGLKGTRTRDTGKSGPLTWK
- the TTLL1 gene encoding probable tubulin polyglutamylase TTLL1 isoform X2 gives rise to the protein MAGKVKWVTDIEKSVLINNFEKRGWVQVSENEDWNFYWMSVQTIRNVFSVETGYRLSDDQIVNHFPNHYELTRKDLMVKNIKRYRKELEKEGSPLAEKDENGKYLYLDFVPVTFMLPADYNLFVEEFRKNPSSTWIMKPCGKAQGKGIFLINKLSQIKKWSRDSKTSTFISQSSKEAYVISLYINNPLLIGGKKFDLRLYVLVSTYRPLRCYMYKLGFCRFCTVKYTPSTSELDNMFVHLTNVAIQKHGDDYNHIHGGKWTVSNLRLYLESTRGKEVTNKLFDEIHWIIVQSLKAVAPVMNNDKHCFECYGYDIIIDDKLKPWLIEVNASPSLTSSTANDRILKYNLINDTLNIAVPNGEIPDCKWNKSPPKEALGHYEILYDEEMAQSEASDRDLRSRSGQSIGLKGTRTRDTGKSGPLTWK